The proteins below come from a single Rhodococcus sp. WMMA185 genomic window:
- a CDS encoding amino acid ABC transporter substrate-binding protein, translated as MRRTLPAATIAVLTALSLAACGSSDSGPVIDQVRASGVLKVGTEGTYTPFSYQGADGQLTGYDVDVARAVGDKLGVSVEFTQSPWDSLFAGLEAGRYDLVANQVTVNDERAERYDMSTPYTVSEGVIVTRADDTSITSLSDLAGKTTAQSATSNWAQVARDAGANVESVEGFVQAITLLKDGRVDATVNDNLAVGEYEKQTGDSGVRVVADTGDTSEQAFAARKDSGLIPDVDRALEELRADGTLAQISEKYFGTDVSSPSSGS; from the coding sequence GTGCGACGCACACTACCGGCTGCAACGATCGCTGTCTTGACCGCGTTGTCGCTGGCAGCGTGTGGCAGCTCCGACTCGGGTCCGGTCATCGACCAGGTACGCGCCTCGGGCGTCCTGAAGGTCGGGACCGAAGGTACGTACACGCCGTTCAGCTACCAGGGCGCCGATGGTCAACTGACCGGATACGACGTGGACGTCGCCCGTGCAGTCGGCGACAAGCTCGGCGTCTCCGTCGAGTTCACCCAGAGCCCCTGGGACTCCCTCTTCGCCGGACTCGAAGCCGGCCGGTACGACCTCGTGGCCAACCAGGTGACTGTCAACGACGAACGTGCCGAGAGATACGACATGTCGACGCCGTACACAGTTTCCGAGGGGGTCATCGTCACCCGAGCCGACGACACCTCGATCACGTCCCTTTCCGATCTCGCCGGCAAGACCACAGCGCAGTCGGCGACGAGTAACTGGGCGCAAGTCGCCCGAGACGCGGGCGCCAACGTCGAATCCGTGGAGGGTTTCGTGCAGGCCATCACGCTGCTGAAGGATGGCCGCGTGGACGCCACCGTCAACGACAACCTGGCCGTGGGCGAGTACGAGAAGCAGACCGGAGACTCAGGTGTGAGGGTCGTCGCCGACACCGGCGACACCAGCGAGCAGGCCTTCGCCGCCCGCAAGGACAGCGGGTTGATTCCCGACGTCGACCGGGCGCTCGAAGAACTGCGGGCCGACGGAACACTCGCCCAGATTTCGGAGAAGTACTTCGGTACCGACGTCTCGTCGCCGAGTTCAGGTAGCTGA
- a CDS encoding amino acid ABC transporter permease translates to MNDATVQLILDNLWPMLKATVTMTIPLTIISFVLGLVIALLVALARISSIRPLSILARFYISIIRGTPLLVQLFIVFYALPQFGVIIDPFPAAVVAFSLNVGGYAAEVIRSAILSIPKGQWEAAQTIGMGYATTLQRIVLPQAARVAVPPLSNTLISLLKDTSLASTILVTELLRVAQLAAAPTFDFFALYGVAALYYWVICIFLSAVQGRLEARLDRYVAR, encoded by the coding sequence GTGAACGACGCAACTGTCCAGTTGATCCTGGACAACCTGTGGCCGATGCTGAAGGCCACCGTCACGATGACGATCCCGCTGACGATCATCAGCTTCGTGCTCGGACTCGTCATCGCGTTACTGGTCGCGCTGGCGCGCATTTCGTCGATCCGACCGTTGTCGATCCTTGCGCGCTTCTACATCTCGATCATCCGGGGCACCCCTCTGCTGGTGCAGCTGTTCATCGTGTTCTACGCGCTACCGCAGTTCGGTGTGATTATCGATCCCTTCCCCGCGGCGGTGGTCGCCTTCAGCCTCAACGTAGGCGGCTACGCGGCCGAAGTGATCCGGTCGGCGATTCTTTCGATTCCCAAGGGCCAGTGGGAGGCGGCACAGACCATCGGCATGGGCTATGCCACCACACTGCAGCGGATCGTGTTGCCGCAGGCGGCGCGGGTTGCCGTACCCCCGCTGTCCAACACATTGATCTCGCTGTTGAAGGACACCTCGCTGGCGTCGACGATCCTGGTCACCGAGTTGCTTCGCGTCGCCCAACTCGCCGCAGCACCGACGTTCGACTTCTTCGCCCTATACGGCGTCGCCGCGCTGTATTACTGGGTGATCTGCATCTTCTTGTCGGCTGTCCAAGGTCGGCTCGAGGCCCGACTCGACAGGTATGTGGCAAGATGA
- a CDS encoding amino acid ABC transporter ATP-binding protein — protein sequence MTDTPPLLQVSSVEKSFGDHRVLQGISFDVAQGTVLAIIGPSGSGKTTLLRTLNALDRADSGVISIGDESVDFGADVGRAALARFRAQSGMVFQSHNLFPHKTAIQNVMEGPVVVQKRPKDEARTDAMELLTHVGLAPKADQYPYQLSGGQQQRVGIARALALRPKLMLFDEPTSALDPELVGEVLRVIRDLANEGWTMVIVTHEIRFAQQVADQVLFMDHGVVLERGVPKDVLTNPTEPRLRQFLHRILDPL from the coding sequence ATGACCGACACTCCTCCCCTGCTCCAGGTCTCCAGCGTCGAAAAGTCTTTCGGCGACCATCGCGTCCTGCAGGGCATCAGCTTCGACGTCGCGCAGGGAACAGTCCTCGCCATCATCGGGCCTTCCGGGTCCGGCAAGACCACGCTGCTTCGGACATTGAATGCGCTCGACAGGGCGGACAGCGGCGTGATCTCGATCGGCGACGAATCGGTTGACTTCGGTGCCGATGTCGGCAGGGCGGCGCTCGCACGATTCCGCGCGCAGAGCGGCATGGTCTTCCAGTCTCACAACCTGTTTCCGCACAAGACGGCGATCCAGAACGTCATGGAAGGGCCGGTCGTGGTCCAGAAGCGGCCCAAGGACGAGGCTCGCACGGACGCGATGGAATTGCTGACCCACGTCGGCCTCGCGCCGAAGGCGGACCAGTATCCGTACCAACTGTCCGGCGGTCAGCAACAAAGAGTCGGGATCGCGCGAGCCCTCGCACTGAGACCGAAACTGATGTTGTTCGACGAGCCCACGTCCGCACTCGATCCTGAACTGGTCGGTGAGGTGCTACGCGTAATCAGAGATCTCGCGAACGAGGGCTGGACGATGGTGATCGTCACCCACGAAATTCGGTTCGCACAGCAGGTGGCCGATCAGGTGCTGTTCATGGACCACGGTGTCGTGCTCGAACGAGGCGTACCGAAAGACGTCCTGACAAATCCGACCGAACCCCGCCTGCGGCAGTTCCTGCACCGCATTCTCGACCCGCTTTGA
- a CDS encoding GNAT family N-acetyltransferase, with protein MAVTVERAVLDQAEDIVQMHWDAEDWIREKELDLPARGDVSLADVREQIELGQWQVALFAGIVVGALRVLRSDPEVWIDDGIPATYVARVMTDRKHASAGLGALLLRVVDDQARAENVSVVRLECVETNVRLRDYYEQQGFFRVGRRDFEVDWPSVLLMEKYLP; from the coding sequence ATGGCGGTCACGGTGGAACGCGCGGTGCTGGATCAGGCCGAAGACATCGTTCAGATGCACTGGGATGCAGAAGATTGGATCCGAGAAAAAGAGCTTGATCTACCGGCCCGCGGCGACGTTTCTCTCGCAGACGTGCGTGAGCAGATCGAACTCGGACAATGGCAGGTCGCGTTGTTCGCCGGAATCGTCGTCGGTGCGCTGCGGGTGCTGCGATCCGATCCGGAGGTCTGGATCGACGACGGCATCCCGGCCACTTACGTCGCCCGCGTAATGACCGATCGGAAGCACGCCAGTGCCGGACTCGGTGCGCTGTTGCTTCGGGTAGTTGACGATCAGGCCCGTGCGGAGAACGTGTCCGTCGTCCGGCTCGAGTGCGTGGAGACGAATGTGCGACTGCGCGACTACTACGAGCAGCAAGGGTTCTTCAGAGTGGGCCGCCGCGACTTCGAGGTGGACTGGCCGAGCGTCTTGTTGATGGAAAAGTACCTCCCCTGA
- a CDS encoding lipase family protein — protein MRLFRSVVLLTVSTCAAALVSVYPLHSFARPLGPGSISPTPIQDDDFFLWPPNVEEYEPGEIIRSREVALRSFPNTLVDNRAFQIMVRSNDSKDRPVPVTATLLVPTASWTAPGPRPVIAYNMPIDSLGAHCTPSYRMLHDWQNLDIDIPPVLSLFLSKNYAVLVTDHQGPRMAYSAGRMAGHAVLDSIRGMKRLTELGLSDSPVVATGYSGGAIATGWAAQLQPSYAPDAELVGVAAGGTPADFGLLRKTLNGQIGSGLYLAAVLGLAREYPEMLVLTNPLGVLLATSMLKDQCSLTIAPAGIASLPAEVIAATPDPFNSPTARAVVAENRMGALVPSAPVLLYHGSSRVFLGDEWIPEEGVIALQQEWCRGGADVTYSPQFGEHITAAVLALPEVVHWMDERLAGVAVAPGCH, from the coding sequence ATGAGGCTGTTTCGTTCGGTAGTCCTGCTGACGGTCTCCACCTGTGCCGCCGCGCTCGTGTCCGTGTATCCCCTGCACAGTTTCGCCAGGCCACTTGGACCAGGGTCCATATCGCCGACCCCCATCCAGGACGATGACTTTTTCTTGTGGCCACCGAACGTGGAGGAGTACGAGCCGGGCGAAATCATCCGCTCGAGGGAGGTTGCCCTCCGCTCGTTCCCGAACACGCTGGTAGATAACCGGGCCTTCCAGATCATGGTGCGTTCGAACGATTCGAAGGACCGGCCGGTCCCGGTGACCGCGACGCTACTGGTCCCCACCGCTTCGTGGACTGCGCCCGGGCCCCGACCCGTGATCGCCTACAACATGCCCATCGATTCTCTGGGCGCGCACTGCACACCCTCGTACCGAATGCTGCACGACTGGCAGAACCTCGATATCGACATCCCGCCCGTTCTGTCCTTGTTCCTCTCGAAGAACTACGCGGTTCTCGTTACCGACCACCAAGGGCCGAGAATGGCATACAGCGCCGGACGCATGGCCGGGCACGCCGTGCTCGACAGCATTCGCGGCATGAAAAGGCTGACCGAACTCGGTTTGTCAGATAGCCCCGTCGTCGCCACCGGCTACAGCGGAGGTGCGATCGCCACCGGATGGGCGGCGCAACTACAACCGTCGTATGCCCCCGACGCCGAACTGGTCGGGGTCGCCGCCGGCGGGACTCCCGCCGATTTCGGGCTGCTGCGCAAGACATTGAACGGTCAGATCGGTTCGGGCCTGTATCTGGCCGCAGTTCTCGGACTTGCCCGTGAGTATCCCGAAATGCTGGTGCTGACGAATCCGCTGGGCGTTCTCCTGGCGACGTCGATGCTCAAGGACCAGTGCAGCCTCACCATTGCACCGGCCGGCATCGCTTCGCTACCTGCCGAAGTCATAGCGGCCACGCCCGACCCGTTCAACTCTCCGACGGCCCGAGCGGTGGTCGCCGAGAACAGGATGGGCGCGCTCGTCCCGAGTGCTCCGGTGCTGCTCTACCACGGGTCCTCGAGGGTGTTCCTCGGTGACGAGTGGATTCCGGAAGAAGGAGTGATCGCCCTGCAGCAAGAGTGGTGTCGCGGTGGGGCCGACGTCACCTATTCCCCGCAGTTCGGCGAACACATCACCGCAGCGGTGCTCGCGCTACCCGAGGTCGTGCATTGGATGGACGAACGACTAGCGGGCGTTGCCGTGGCTCCGGGCTGTCACTGA
- a CDS encoding lipase family protein produces the protein MKLLHAVGLLLISTFAALVSAPPPPSGAQPLGPDSILPSPIQNDDFFSWPPNVGQYEAGEIIRSREVTTLGFPATSTAHQAYQVMVRSNDSKDRPVPVTATLLVPAEAWTGPGPRPVVVYNMPIDSLGAKCTPSYKMVHGSNAPDLDPPVPALLLAKNYAVLVPDHEGPRMAYSAGRMAGHAVLDSIRGMKHLTGLGLSKSPVVIAGYSGGAIATGWAAQLQPSYAPDVELAGAAAGGTPADFGPLRKTMDGQLGSGLYLSAVLGLTREYPEMLELANPLGVLLAASPLKDQCVTTLELGGVSMLPVETLATVPDPFDTPTGRMIVAENKLGASAPTTPVLLYHGSSRVFLGDEFIPEEEAISLQQEWCRAGGNITYSPQIGEHVTAAWFALPELMHWIDERLAGVPVAPGCR, from the coding sequence ATGAAGCTGCTTCATGCAGTAGGCCTGCTACTGATCTCTACATTCGCCGCACTCGTGTCCGCACCCCCGCCTCCTTCCGGCGCCCAGCCACTCGGACCCGATTCCATCTTGCCGTCCCCCATCCAGAACGACGACTTCTTTTCGTGGCCACCGAATGTCGGACAGTACGAGGCCGGCGAGATCATTCGCTCGCGCGAAGTCACAACCCTCGGGTTCCCTGCCACATCAACAGCACACCAGGCATACCAGGTCATGGTGCGTTCCAACGATTCGAAGGACCGGCCGGTCCCGGTGACCGCGACGCTACTGGTCCCGGCCGAAGCGTGGACGGGCCCCGGCCCTCGCCCGGTCGTCGTCTACAACATGCCCATCGATTCCCTGGGCGCGAAATGCACCCCCTCGTACAAAATGGTGCACGGCTCGAATGCCCCCGACCTCGATCCGCCCGTGCCGGCGTTGCTCCTGGCGAAGAACTACGCGGTACTCGTCCCCGACCACGAGGGGCCGAGGATGGCATACAGCGCGGGTCGCATGGCCGGGCACGCCGTACTCGACAGCATTCGCGGTATGAAGCACCTGACCGGACTCGGCCTGTCGAAGAGTCCCGTCGTCATCGCCGGCTACAGCGGAGGTGCGATCGCCACCGGATGGGCAGCGCAATTGCAACCGTCATACGCTCCCGACGTCGAACTGGCCGGGGCTGCCGCCGGCGGGACTCCCGCCGATTTCGGGCCGCTGAGAAAAACGATGGACGGTCAGCTCGGTTCGGGTCTGTATCTCTCTGCCGTGCTCGGGCTCACCCGCGAGTATCCCGAAATGCTGGAGTTGGCAAACCCGTTGGGTGTTCTCCTCGCGGCGTCACCACTCAAAGACCAGTGCGTGACGACACTCGAACTGGGCGGTGTGTCCATGCTCCCCGTCGAAACGCTCGCGACGGTGCCCGACCCGTTCGACACCCCGACGGGCAGAATGATCGTCGCAGAGAACAAGCTGGGCGCATCCGCCCCGACGACGCCGGTACTCCTCTATCACGGGTCGTCTCGGGTGTTTCTGGGTGATGAGTTCATACCCGAAGAAGAGGCGATCTCCCTGCAGCAGGAATGGTGTCGCGCAGGAGGCAACATCACCTACTCCCCGCAGATCGGCGAGCACGTCACCGCAGCATGGTTCGCATTGCCGGAGTTGATGCACTGGATCGACGAACGGCTCGCGGGAGTTCCCGTGGCCCCAGGATGCCGCTGA
- a CDS encoding patatin-like phospholipase family protein, whose amino-acid sequence MTTAFVLSGGASLGAIEVGMLQTLIDRGIRPDLIVGSSVGALNGAWLAGGSSEQDLRELADLWRGLERSAVFPATWLTGFTGFIGVRNHLVSNHAIRRLLAKHLRFERMESASIPLHVVATDVLTGKDVRLSTGPAIDAVTASASLPGILPPVVIDGRSLMDGGVVNNTPISHAIELGATTVWVLPTGYACTLSKVPRSALGMGLLGVTLAVNQRLALDIERYENVADIRVVPPLCPLDTSPADFGNADELITRAREETAMWLDEDHIVDRQAILLMPHTHR is encoded by the coding sequence ATGACCACAGCTTTCGTTCTGTCGGGGGGAGCGAGCCTCGGTGCCATCGAGGTCGGGATGTTGCAGACCCTGATCGACCGGGGCATTCGGCCCGACCTCATCGTCGGTTCCTCGGTCGGCGCGCTCAACGGCGCGTGGCTCGCGGGGGGATCCTCCGAGCAGGATCTTCGTGAACTGGCGGACCTGTGGCGTGGGCTCGAGCGCAGCGCGGTGTTCCCTGCCACGTGGCTCACAGGTTTCACCGGATTCATCGGTGTCCGGAACCATCTGGTGTCCAACCACGCCATAAGGCGTCTGTTGGCGAAACACCTCCGCTTCGAGCGGATGGAGTCCGCGTCCATCCCACTGCACGTCGTCGCCACCGATGTGCTCACCGGCAAGGATGTTCGCCTCTCGACGGGCCCAGCCATCGACGCCGTCACAGCCAGTGCGTCACTGCCGGGAATACTCCCACCCGTAGTGATCGACGGTCGGTCGCTGATGGACGGCGGAGTCGTCAACAACACGCCCATCTCCCATGCAATCGAACTGGGCGCCACCACGGTGTGGGTTCTGCCGACCGGATACGCCTGCACGTTGTCGAAGGTCCCGCGAAGCGCCCTCGGTATGGGATTGCTCGGGGTGACTCTCGCGGTCAATCAGCGGCTTGCGCTGGATATCGAGCGGTACGAGAACGTCGCCGATATTCGGGTCGTGCCGCCGCTGTGCCCGTTGGACACGAGTCCGGCTGACTTCGGCAACGCCGACGAACTGATCACGCGGGCCCGAGAGGAGACTGCCATGTGGCTCGACGAGGATCACATCGTCGACAGGCAGGCCATTCTGTTGATGCCGCACACGCATCGGTAG